The Tachypleus tridentatus isolate NWPU-2018 chromosome 5, ASM421037v1, whole genome shotgun sequence genome includes a window with the following:
- the mRpS25 gene encoding mitochondrial ribosomal protein S25 — protein MPFMVGRAPIRRTKEYLEKGRLVFKDMVKVVTINYNIKGKDHEGARDFVFWYLPQIMYKNPDVQIIGLKNMTPTPFIRTWLDSGEEVLMDIDSKNKDEILSHLTKILGKSEKSLTEEAMQKEKKDNPANFGRGYDRHCICEIPGQVPCPAVVPLPKFMRGKFRGFKENSV, from the exons ATGCCTTTTATGGTTGGCCGAGCACCAATTAGGAGGACAAAGGAGTACTTAGAAAAAGGGCGACTTGTATTTAAGGACATGGTTAAAGTGGTGACAATCAACTATAACATTAAAGGCAAAGACCATGAGGGAGCAAG ggaTTTTGTATTCTGGTACCTTCCACAGATTATGTATAAAAATCCTGATGTTCAGATTATTGGGCTCAAGAACATGACCCCTACACCCTTCATCAGAACTTGGCTAG acaGTGGAGAAGAGGTCCTCATGGATATTGACAGTAAGAATAAGGATGAAATATTAAGTCACCTGACAAAAATCTTGGGCAAAtcaga gaAATCATTAACAGAAGAAGcaatgcaaaaagaaaaaaaagacaaccCAGCAAATTTTGGCAGAGGTTATGATCGTCACTGCATCTGCGAGATACCGGGGCAAGTTCCTTGTCCAGCAGTTGTACCTCTTCCTAAATTCATGCGTGGAAAGTTCAGAGGTTTTAAAGAAAATTCAGTATAG